CGGCGTGTACCCGAGCAGCGGCTCCGGCAGCGCGGCGATGCCGTCGCGCCCGAGGTATGGCGTGCCGGTGTCGAGCAGCCGCCGCGCCGACTCCTCGACGACGAGCACCTCCTCCTGCGCCCGCCCGAGCACCCCGCCGGCCCGCTGCACCGCCTGCATGACCAGCGGCACCACCGCCACCGCGACCCATACCCCCGCGGTCGTCCACGCCCGGCCGGCCACCCCGGCGACGGCTCCGATCCCGCCGGACCCGCCCGTGATCGTTCGACTTGCCTGGCAATCGGGCGTATCTTGCGCGCACTTTCGCCCATGTGCCAGGCAAGTCGAACGATCTTGGCGGGCGGGGCGGCGGCGGTGGAGGACGAGGTGGGCCACCGTGAGGAGGGTGGCGGCGAGGTAGCCCCAGAGGGCGACGGCGCCCCAGGCGCGGTGCGCGGCGAGGGTGGAGCCGCTCGCGGTGGACCAGGCGAACAGGGCCGACAGGGCGTACAGGCCGAGATCGGCGGCGAGGCCACCGGCGGCGTGGTCGACGCGGCGCCAGAGCCGGCCGGCGGCACCTGGGCGGGGCAGGTCGGACGAGGGTGCGTCCTGGGTGGTGTCGGCGGGTCGGCTCACGCCGTGGAGTCTGACACCCGCCCGCCGCCGGCGGCACCCGTGGGGCCGGACTGCCGGGCGGCGCGGCCGGGGCTGCGCTTGGCGGGCAGCCGCACCACGGCCTTGGGGTCGTGCAGCGGCTCGGCGAGCCGGACCGTGCCGTCGCCCGCGCCGACCAGGTCCAGGATCTCGGCCAGCGGCATCGGCTTGGCGAACAGGTGACCCTGCCCGGCGGTGCAGCCCAGGTCCCACAGCAGGCGGCGCTGGCTGTCGCGCTCCACGCCCTCGGCGACGACGAGCAGGTCGAGGTGGCGGCCGAGTTCGACGGTGGACCGGACGACCGCGGCGGAGCTGGGCGTGTTCTCCATCTGCATGACGAACGAGCGGTCGATCTTCAGCTCGGTGGCGGGCACCCGGGGCAGCACGGACAGGGAGGAGTAGCCGGTGCCGAAGTCGTCGAGGGCGATCGCGCAGCCCAGCTCCATCAGCTCGGCCAGCACCTTGTCCACGATGTCCAGCTGGCTCACGGTGTGCGACTCGGTCAGCTCCAGCACCAGGGCGTCGCCGGGCAGGCCGTGGTCGTCCAGGCGGCGGGTGACCAGGGCGGGCAGGCGGCGGTCGAGCAGGCTGCGCGGGGAGATGTTGACCGCGACCGGCCACCGGCAGCCCAGCTCGCGCCAGCGGGCGGCCCCGGCCAGGGCCTGGTCCAGCACCGCGTCGGTGAACGCGGTGAGCAGCCCCGAGCGCTCGATGGGTTCGAGGAAGCTGCGCGGGTCGACCATGCCCTTGTCGGGGTGCTGCCAGCGGGCCAGGGCCTCGGCGCCGATCACCTCGCCCCCGGCGAGGTCGACGATGGGCTGGAACTGGAGGGTGAACTCCTTCTCGGCCACCGCGCGGGGCAGCATGCCGCCGACGACGAGCCGGCCGCGGTCGGCGGTGTCGTCCTCGCGGGCGTAGACCGCGACCACGCGGCCGGTGCGCTTGGCCTGGTACATGGCGATGTCGGCGCGGCGCAGCAGCTCGACGAAGCCGCCGCGCGACGGGGCGACTGCCACGCCCGCGCCCGCGCTGACGACCAGGGGCATGCCGTCGACGTCGACCGGCTCATGCAGGACGGCCAGCAGGTTCTCCGCGCGGTGCTGGGCCAGCGCGGGGGCGGGCAGGCCGCGGTAGAGGACCGCGAACTCGTCGCCGCCGAGCCGGGTGACCAGAGCCTCGGATCCGGCGGCCTCCTCGAGCCGGCGGGCCACGGTGATCAGGACCTGGTCGCCGGCGGTGTGGCCGAGCGCGTCGTTGACGTCTTTGAAGTGGTTGAGGTCCAGCACCAGCAGCGCGGTGACGCCGCGGCCGCGCTGCCGCCGGTCGAGCGCGTCCTCGGCCTCCAGCTGCAGCCGGCGCCGGTTGGGCAGGCCGGTGAGCAGGTCGTGGGTGGCGTCGTGCTGGTGCTGCCCAGCCAGCTGCTCCAGCTGGGCGTACGAGGTCGCGTTGCGGATCGCGGTGCACAGCGCCCCGGCGAACGCCCGCAGCGTGAACTGCTCCCGCTCGGACAGCGCGACCGGCACGTGGAAGCACAGCCGCAGCTCGCCGACGCGCTCCCCGTCCGGCTCGCCGATCAGCGGCACGACCGCCGTGGTGCGCGCGTCGACGGCGGCCTCGTCGGGCGCGCCGTGGTAGGTGATCCCCTGATGCGTGCCGCGCACGAGCTGCTGTGCGCCGTCGAGGGATACGTCGATCTCGACCGTCTCGGCGGAGAACAGCCGGGCCCCGTTGCGGACGGCGGTGTGCAGCACCGTCTCCATCTGCACCACGTTCATGGCGTCGGTCGCCTCGGCCAGCTGCTGCCAGGCCAGCCGCTCCGCGCGGGCGCGCAGCTTGCCGCGGTAAGTCAGCTGGAGGCTGAGCACGATCAGCGGGATCGCCACCAGCAGGCCGGGCTCCTCGGCCAGCACCGCGAGGGCGAGCACCGCGACGGCGAAGCGCACGAACGCCGACGCCCAGGTGAGGTCGAGGTTCGACAGGAAGCGGTCCTTGACGCTGGTGCCGGTGGCCAGGGCGAGCACCGGGATCGCGATCAGGTCGTCGGCCAGCACGAGCCCGGCGTACGCGAGCGCCAGCGGGCCGAGGCTGTCCAGCGGCCGGTCGGCGACTCCCCCGGCCGCGGTGAGGATCAGCCCGGCGAGTCCGCAGGTGATCGACTCCTTGGCCACGCCGAACACGAACTTGATGCCGCGCAGCTTGTGGATCGACTTGGCGATGGTGACGGCGACGGCGGTGGCCAGCACGGCCCACGGCAGGGGCAGCATCACCACGGCGACCAGCATCGCCGAGTCGGTCCAGGAGATGTCGTGGTTGGTGGACCTGATCCGGACCCGGACGTAGGTCACGCCGGCGATCGCGATGATCAGCGCCAGGGCGCCGACCCGCACCGCGAGGCCGGAGCTGAACTCCGTGTACGCCACGCCGACGAGGGCGGCGACCAGGACACCGAGGGCCACACACGCAACTAGACCGACGAGCAGCCGGAGCTGCCGATCGGTCTGCTGCGAGGGTGCGGTCTGGGCGGCCACGTCGGACCTCTTCCGTCAGAGACAGATGGTCGTGAGTCGCCAACAGCCTAAGCGATTCTCAGTGCCAGTCGTGGGTTCGCATCTGCCAGTCCTCCGTCTCGCCCGCTGCTTGTCAAGCTCTGCTGCAGAGCGTAGTTTCTTGACGGTCGAATTCTAGGGATGCATTCACATTTCAAATATTCAAGGCGATTTATCACGGTTGGTGGTGGATCGCCTACGCGCTGTGTTCGCCTCCCATCGTCTCCCGCGAAGCAACTAGGCTCATGTCGTGACAGAAGGAACAGCTCCTACCTCACCTCACCTGACGCATGTGGACGAACGTGGGCAAGCGCGGATGGTCGACGTGGCGGGCAAAGAGATCACGCTGCGTACAGCGGTGGCTGCCGGACGCGTGGTCACCACGCGTGAGGTCCTGGACCTGCTGGTCGGCGAGGGCGTGCCGAAGGGCGACGCGCTCGGGGTGGCCCGGCTCGCCGGCATCATGGCCGCCAAGCGCACCCCCGAACTCGTTCCGCTGTGCCACCCCATCGCCATCCATGGCGTCACCGTCGACCTGACCGTCACCGGCGACGGCGTCGAGATCGCCGCGACCGTGCGCACCGCCGACCGCACCGGCGTCGAGATGGAGGCGCTGACCTGCGTCGCGGCGGCCGGGCTCGCGCTCATCGACATGATCAAGGCGGTGGATCCCGCGGCGTCCATCCAGGACGTGCGGGTGCTGCGCAAGGAGGGCGGCAAGACCGGCCTCTGGGAGCGCGGAGCCATGAGCGCCATTTCCCAGGAGAAGCCGCGGCCAAACAGCGGGGCGCCCAAGGTCCGCGTCATCGTCGCGTCGACCCGCGCCGCCACCGGGGTGTACGCCGACACCGGCGGCCCGCTGCTCGCCGGCGGCCTGCGGGAGTTCGGCTGCGAGGTGGGCGAGGTCGTCGTGGTGCCCGACGGCGAGCCGGTGCGGCGGGCGCTGCGCGACGCGCTGGCCGAGCGGCCGGACGCGATCGTCACCACCGGCGGCACCGGCATCAGCCCGACCGACCGCACTCCCGACGTGACCAGGTCACTGCTCGACTACGAGGTGCCCGGCATCGCCGACGCGGTGCGCGCCGCCGGGGCCACTCCCCTGGCCGCGCTGTCCCGCGGCGTCGCGGGCGTGGCCGGGCGCACCCTCATCGTCAACCTGCCCGGCTCCACCGGCGGCGTACGCGACGGCCTGGCCGTGCTCGCGAAGGTGCTCCCGCACGCGGTGGAGCAGCTGCGCGGCGCGGACCATCCGGCGTCATCCGGTGGAAACGCCCACGACTAGGGTCGAACCATGAGCGGGCACGGCGTGCGCACCGCGGCCGCGCCGGGCACCGCACCGTCCGCGGGCGCGGCGGCGCGCCGCCGTGACGGCCGCGCCGGAGCCGCCGACCAGAGTTTCGAGGAGGACGTGTGAGCGCACCCGAGGACTGGGCGTCCGCGCGGCGCACGGTGCACGCGGCGGGCCGGCGGGCGCAGCTCCCGCCGGTCGCCGTGCCGCTCGCCGACGCAGACGGGCTGACCCTGGCCGCCCCGCTGGCGCCGGTCACCGACCTGCCCGCCTTCCCCACCGCGAGCGTGGACGGCTTCGCGCTGCGCGGCCGGGGGCCGTGGCGGGTGCACGGGCAGGTGCTGGCGGGCAGCGTGCCCGCCCCGCTGGCCGCCGACGGCACCGGCGTCGAGATCGCCACCGGCGCGATGGTGCCCGAGGGCACCGAGGCCATCCTGCGTATCGAGCATGCGACCCGCAGCGGCGACCTGGTGGACGGCACGCCCAAGAGCGAGCGCGAGTGGCGGGTGCCGGGCGAGGAGGCCCACGCGGGCGAGCCGCTGCTGCCGGTCGGCACGCCGGTCACGCCGGGCGTGATCGGGCTGGCCGCCTCGTGCGGGCTGGACACGCTGCAGGTCCGGCCCGCGCCCCGGGCGGCCATGCTGATCTTCGGTGACGAGCTGCTGACCGCCGGGCCGCCCGCCGAGGGCCGTATCCGCGACTCGCTCGGGCCGTCCATCCCGGCGTACCTGCGCCGGCTCGGCGTGACGTGCGAGAACCCGGTCGCGCCGATCCAGGACACGCTGGGCGCGCACGTGGCGGCGCTGCGGGCCGCGCTCGACGGCGGGGCCGACCTGGTCTGCACCACCGGCGGCACCATGCACGGGCCGGTCGACCACCTGCACCCGGCGCTGGCCGAACTGGGCGCCGAGTACGTCGTCAACACCGTGGCCGTGCGGCCCGGCTTCCCGATGCTGGTCGCGGCGGTGCCGCACGGCGGGCGTACCCGGTTCGTGGCCGGGCTGCCCGGCAACCCCCAGTCGGCCGTCGTCGCCCTGGTGTCGCTGGTGATCCCGCTGCTCGCGGGCCTGACCGGGCGACCCGAGCCGGTGCTGCCCCGGGTCACCCTGGGCGAGCCGGTGCCGGGACGCGGCGACTACACCCACCTGGCCCTGGTGCGCGTCGACCCGGTGGACGGCCTGGCCCGCCCGGTCTCGCACGTGGGCTCGGCGATGCTGCGCGGCCTCGCGGGCGCGCGCGGGTTCGCCGTCATCCCCCCGGGCGGCACCGGCCGCGCCGGGGACGCCGTCGAGCTGGTGGAGGTGCCGTGAACCGCGTCGTGCTGGCCGAGGTGACCGTCGAGCCGCTGGACGTGGCGGCGCACGAGCGGGCCGTCGCCGACCCCCGGGCGGGCGCGGTGGTGAGCTTCGCCGGGGTGGTCCGCGACCACGACCACGGCCGCTCGGTGGACGCCCTCACCTACGAGGCGCACCCGAACGCGGCCGAGGTGCTGCGGGAGGTGGCGGCCGAGCTGGCAGCCGACCCGGACGTGTACGCCGTGGCGGTCTCCCACCGCTACGGCCCGCTCGCCATCGGCGACGTGGCGCTGGCCTGCGCGGTCTCCACCGCACACCGCGCCGCCGCCTTCACCGTGTGCGCCCGCCTCGTCGACCGCGTCAAGGAGCGCCTGCCCATCTGGAAACACCAGGTCTTCGCCGACGGCACCGACGAGTGGGTCAACTGCCCCTGAGCGCTGCTGCTTTGGGCGCAGAAACAGGGAAACTGCTGTCTCGGCGTACCCGATGACAGCAGTTTCCCGGAAAGTGCGGGGCAGGCCCGCGGGCGGAGGTCAGCGGTCGGCGTTGGCGGCGACCGGGGTGTCGCGGCGCGGGGCCGCGGCGGTGGGGCGGGCCAGCGGGATGCGGGCCGTGGTGAGGTTGCCGAACGCGGGCTCCGCGCCGGGCCGCGACGGCAGCGCCGCCACCAGGGCGATCAGGGCGATCGCGAGCGAGTTCTCGGCCAGCATGCCGAAGAGGCCGTCGGCGTAGTGCGAGACGCCCGGCAGCTGGTGCTCGTACGGCCAGATCGGGGAGATCAGGAACAGCAGGTAGAGGGCCACCGCCGCGCCGCCGTGCCGGGTGCCGACGAGCGCCGGGAACCAGATCGGCTCGCGCAGGCCCGGGGTGGACCTGCCCCGGGCGGCCAGGCCGCGGCCGGCCGCGCGGCGGCGCAGCGCCTGGTCGCCCAGCGCGATGACGGCCGGCACGACCCAGACCAGGTGGTGCGTCCAGGAGATCGGGCTGACCACGTTCGCGGTGAGGCCGACCAGGGTGAACGCGATCAGCTCGTCGCCCTCGGCGTGTGCCGCGGCGGCGCGGGTCAGCCCGACCGCGAGCAGCACCAGCGTGAACGCGATCCACAGCAGGCTGGGCGCGGTCGTGGTGTCGTACAGCCGGGACAGCAGGCCCGCCAGCGACTGGTTCGGGGTCATGTCGGCGGCACCGACGCGCTCGGTCTGCCAGAGCACACTGCCGAAGTAGGCCGTGGACTCGTGCGGGACGATCAGGTACGCCGCGGCCGTGGCGGCCAGCGTCGCGCCGACCGCGGTGAGCGCGGCCCGCCACTGGCGGCTGACCAGGAAGTACACGATGAACAGCGCGGGCGTGAGCTTGATCGCGGTGGCGATGCCGATGCCCACGCCAGCCCAGCGCCAGCCCCGGCGCAGCGCCACCATGTCCGCCATGATCAGTGCGAACAGGAGCAGGTTGACCTGCCCGAAGCCGAGCGTCTCGCGCACCGGCTCGATCGCGGCGAACAGCGGCAGCGCGACGGCGACCGTCATCCAGCGCGGCCAGCCGCAGCGGTCGGCGACCGGCACCAGCAGCGCGGTCAGCACGAAGCCCAGCGCGGTCAGCCCGAACAGGAGGTTGAACAACCCGGCGGCCGAGGGAGTGAGCGCGGCCATGGGCAGCATCAGCAACGCGGCGAACGGGGGGTAGGTGAACCCGAGCGTCGTGTCAGGTGCGATGTACTCGTACAGCTCTCCGCCGCCGCTCCACCACACCACAGCGCCGTGATAGATCTTCATGTCGAAGAAGTCGTACCACCGTCCGAAGTTCTGCTCCGTCACCCAGGCGACGTAGCAGACGGCGGCGACGATGCCGAACCGGACGAAGGTGCGACGATCCCAGCTGAGGGATCTCAGATCACGGAGAATGCGGTGGCTCTGCGACAGGCGGGGCAGACGGCGCACGCCGAGTGCCGGCATGGCGTCGCCACCTCCTTCAGGGTTCGGGGTTTCGGTCTCCCGTTCGTGTCTGCCGAGCAGCCTAGAACGGCGCACCACTCCAGTACCTCCCGTGTTACCCGACCGTGTCCGATCCCACACGCCTTTGCGACATTTCTAGCTGGTTAACGCAGCCTGCGAAGATAGCGTGATTGGCGTCACACCAGCCCGCCAGGCTGGGAGAACGCCACTCTCCGTATGTCGCAACGGCACCGACCGGAACGAAGAAACGGGCCCGCGGAGGGCTCTGCCCGGAGGTACCCGGTGACGGCGTAGTTATGCCCGGGCGCTCAGTCCAGATGGAGCTGAGCCGATGCCTTCTGCTGCGCCTTGCGAATGGACTTGTGGGCGGACTTCTGCGCGTCATGGATGGCCCGGTTGGCCCGCCAGCCGAGGCTCGGTGAGCCGGCGGTGTCGGCCGCGGCCAGCAGCAGGCCGGCCAGCAGGCCCAGGTTCTTGGCGAAGTGCACCAGCTCGTTGTTGCGCACCGCCGGGTTCTGGATCCGCCAGAACGGGTGGCCCACGATCGTGGCGGGGATCAGCGTGCCGGCCAGCACGGCGGCGGCGGGGCGCGGCGCGGTGCCCGTGGCCAGCATGGCCCCCGCGATCACCTGGACTCCGGCGTTCACCCGGACGAGGGTGCGCGGCTCGGTGGGCAGCCGCGGGTCGACCGACTCCAGCAGCGGCGCGACCTGCTCCGCGAGGGGCTCGGCCTGCACGGCGTACCGGTCGGGTTTCAGCAGCGCCTTCGCGCCGGCGGCGACGAACAGTCCTCCGAGCAGGGCGCGAGCGACCCCCCGTACTGGTCTCATACCGCCATTATCAAGGACGTTCCCCCATGCAAAGGACGAAATCCAAACCCGTCAGCTCGCTGTCGTAGAAGTAGTGGTAGCGGTAGCCCTGCACGCCGGCGCACTCGCCGGTGTCGTTGGTCGCGTCGAACCGGGCCAGCACCTCCAGCGCACCCGGCGCGCACTCGGTGAGCACCAGGTCCGGGTCCTGCTCGGTGCCGTGGTTGGCGACGCAGTCGCCCGGCTGCGCGAACCGCGCCGTACGCGGCGGGCCGGACGGCGACGCCGTGGTCACCGGGATGGGCGGCGCCTCCTCGGCGAACGGGTTGGGCACCAGCTTCAGCGCGATCAGCACACCGGCGAAGATCACGAGTGAGGCGGCGAGCAGGCCGATGCCGATGACGGCGGGTCCGCGTCCGCCCATCCGGGGCCGGGGTGGGGCCTGCACGATGGGCAGCAGCTCGGTCTTCTGCTCCAGGGGGTCGGCAGGGGGGCGGTCGTCGGGGGTGTGCAAAACCGTGCTCCGCGGGGACGAGATCGGGGTGCCAGCCAAGGTACCGTGCGCGCCATGTCCCTCGACTCCTCCGTAACGATGTTGTCACCTGCCGTGGGTGCCATCTTCGGCGCGCTGACCCCGCTGGTGGCGTACCGCCTGTCGGTGCCGTGGGGCGAGCCCGCCCGGACCGGCTGCGCGGCCTGCGAAGCGCCGCTGCCCGCCGGGCCGGCCGGCTGGCTGCGGTTCTCCGCCCGGTGCGCTTCCTGTGGGGTACGCCCGGGGCCGAGTCCATGGTGGACGGTCCCCGTGGGGGCGGTGTCGGCGGGGCTCACCGCGGCGGCGCTGTCCGGGCAGAGCTGGGTGCTGGCCGCCGGGCTGCTGCTGAGCGTGGCCGGGGTGCTGCTGGCCGCGATCGACCTCGCCGTGCGGCGGCTGCCCGACCCGATCACGTGGCGGCTGGCCGTGGCCGTCGCGGCGCTGCTGGCGCTGGCGGCCGCGACCGGCGGCGGCTGGTCGGCGTACGGCCGCGCCCTGGGCGCCGGAGCGGCGCTGCTCGGCGTGTTCGGGTTGATGTCGCTGCTGACCGGCGGGCAGCTCGGGCTCGGGGACGCCAAGCTGGCCGGGGTGCTGGGCATGCTGCTGGGCTGGTTCGGCTGGCCGGTCGTGGTGCTCGGGGGGCTGCTCGCGGTGCTGCTGAACGGGGTCGTGGCCGTGGTGTTGCTGGCGCTGCGCCGGGTCGGCTGGCGCGGGTCGCTGCCGATGGGCCCGTCGCTGCTGGCCGGAGCGCTGCTCGCGCTGGTCGTGGTGGGATTGCTGCTGCCCGCGTCCCGGTGAGCCGGGTCACCCCCAGGAGTGATGCTCGCAGAAATTTGTCGGCTAGACGACAGGCGGCCGCCCGTGACACCGGCGGCGCCCGGACCGGCACCGGGATCGTGGACATCCTGCCCGATTTGCCCCTTACCGAAGCCCTATGGCATCGGCCGAACGTCCCAGTCGCGTCACAGTGCGTACGTCACCGCCGGGTGGACTCGATACGCGCCGATCACGTTGAGTGTTCAACTGAAAGCATCCCGGGGCCGCCTCGATCGCGGTGTGACCGTGCCGTGACAACGGAGTGACGGGTTGTGGCTGACTGGGCAGGCTGCCTCCTGGCGGCCGCTCGGTCGTCATCTGTCGTGGACCGGCCGCCTGATGCGGTTCGGCCGTTGTTGGGGGTGCTTTGCACATGCTCAAGCTCATCACCAAGGCTCAGGCCGCCTGGGCGAACCGTGACCGTGGTGCCACCGCCGTCGAGTACGGCCTGATGGTCGCGCTGATCGCCATGGTCATCGTGGTGGTCGTCGTGACCCTCGGCGACAACCTCGCCGCCATGTTCCAGGACGCCTCGGACTGTGTCGCCGACGCGGGCACCTGCTGATCGAGTCCTGAATCGCTGAGGTCTCGTGATGAATGAGAGAGCCGACCGCGGGGCGGCCGCAGTGGAGATGGCGTTCGTTCTCCCGCTGCTCCTGCTGCTCGTGCTCGGCATCATCGACTTCGGCCGGATGCTGAACGCTCAGATCAGCGTCACGGAGGCGGCCCGGGAAGGTGCCCGGGCCGCCACCATCAGCTCGGTGGCCGGCGCGGCGCAGACGCGCGTCAACAAGGTCAACACCGATTACACCGTCGACACCGGCGCGAGCACGTTCTGCCCGGCGAGCCCGACCGCGGGCTCGGACGCCACGGTGGTCGTCACCTACACGTTCGAATGGATCACGCCGGTCGGCGGCATCGCCAGCATGTTCGGCGGCGCCTCGTTCGGCGACGACATCACCATCACGGGCAAGGGAGTCATGCCGTGTCGCGCCTGAGGATCCTCGGCCGCCGCAGGGATGCCGGCGCGGTCGCCACCATCGTCGCCATCCTGCTCGCCGGCGGCGTGCTGCTCGGCATGACCGCGCTGGTCGTCGACATCGGGCAGCTCTACGCCGAGCGCGAAGAGCTGCAGTCCGGCGCGGACGCGGCGGCGATGGCCGTCGCCCTCGACTGCGCCCAGCGCGGCGACGTGACCCGCGGCAACGAGTGCCTCGCCGCGGCGAGCACGGTGCCGGGCTACGCCGACCGCAACGCGCGGGACGGCGACTCGGCGATCGTGCGGGTCTGCGGCTCGGACAGCCGCCTCACGCCCTGCTCGACCGTCCCGGGCGGCAACCTCGCCGACTGCATCGGCACGGTCCCGTCCGGTGCCACGTACGTCGAGGTGCGCACCAAGACCGAGACGAACGGCGGCAGCTACATCTACCCGGCGTCGTTCGCGCAGACCCTGGTCGACGGCTACAGCGGCACCACGGTGGGCGCCTGCTCCCGGGTGGGCTGGGGCTCGCCCGGCGTCGGCGTCGCGCTGACGTTCTGCCTGACGGAGTGGAACGACGCCACCGGCAGCGGCACCGACCTGGCGCCCCCGCCCCCGGCCGTCCCGGCCGGCTCCTACGAGGTCGTGCTCAGGACGAGGTCCCCCGGCGGCGGCAAGCCCGGCGGCAGCCCGGCGGATCCGTGCGAGAAGAAGAAGTCCGGTGCCGATCTGCCCGGCGACTTCGGCTGGACCGACACCCCGGACGCGGCGACCTGCCAGACGCTCATCTCGTCGGCCGGCATGTACGGCGTCGATCCCGGCAGCGACGTGGTCAAGTCCTGCGAGGCCGTCTTCGTGGCGGCGCGCGACGACCGCACCCCGGTCATCGTGCCGATCTACAACGAGGCCACGGGCACCGGCAGCGGGGGCGTCTACCGGCTCGAAGGCTTCGCCGCCTTCGTGATCACCGGCTGGGGCAACCTGTTCCCCGGCGTCAAGGACGTCCCCTCCTGGCTGAACCCCGCCACGAAGTGCTCTCCGGGCGACGTGTGCATCTTCGGCTACTTCACCAACGCGCTCCTGCCGTGGAGCGGCGGGTTCAGCAGCACGACGAACTACGGCGCGACCGTCATCAAGACCATCGGCTGACCGCGTACCAAAGAAGGAATCAGACATGACCCGGCGCATTCTCGGCGTGGTGCTCGCCATCGTCCTGGCGGTGGTCGGCACGGCCGCCGTCCTGCTCTACGTGAGCAAGACCCGCAACTCGGTCGCCGCGGGGCAGACCGCGGTGACGGTGCTCGT
The Catellatospora sp. IY07-71 DNA segment above includes these coding regions:
- a CDS encoding TadE/TadG family type IV pilus assembly protein, with translation MNERADRGAAAVEMAFVLPLLLLLVLGIIDFGRMLNAQISVTEAAREGARAATISSVAGAAQTRVNKVNTDYTVDTGASTFCPASPTAGSDATVVVTYTFEWITPVGGIASMFGGASFGDDITITGKGVMPCRA
- a CDS encoding DoxX family protein, yielding MRPVRGVARALLGGLFVAAGAKALLKPDRYAVQAEPLAEQVAPLLESVDPRLPTEPRTLVRVNAGVQVIAGAMLATGTAPRPAAAVLAGTLIPATIVGHPFWRIQNPAVRNNELVHFAKNLGLLAGLLLAAADTAGSPSLGWRANRAIHDAQKSAHKSIRKAQQKASAQLHLD
- a CDS encoding bifunctional diguanylate cyclase/phosphodiesterase — encoded protein: MALGVLVAALVGVAYTEFSSGLAVRVGALALIIAIAGVTYVRVRIRSTNHDISWTDSAMLVAVVMLPLPWAVLATAVAVTIAKSIHKLRGIKFVFGVAKESITCGLAGLILTAAGGVADRPLDSLGPLALAYAGLVLADDLIAIPVLALATGTSVKDRFLSNLDLTWASAFVRFAVAVLALAVLAEEPGLLVAIPLIVLSLQLTYRGKLRARAERLAWQQLAEATDAMNVVQMETVLHTAVRNGARLFSAETVEIDVSLDGAQQLVRGTHQGITYHGAPDEAAVDARTTAVVPLIGEPDGERVGELRLCFHVPVALSEREQFTLRAFAGALCTAIRNATSYAQLEQLAGQHQHDATHDLLTGLPNRRRLQLEAEDALDRRQRGRGVTALLVLDLNHFKDVNDALGHTAGDQVLITVARRLEEAAGSEALVTRLGGDEFAVLYRGLPAPALAQHRAENLLAVLHEPVDVDGMPLVVSAGAGVAVAPSRGGFVELLRRADIAMYQAKRTGRVVAVYAREDDTADRGRLVVGGMLPRAVAEKEFTLQFQPIVDLAGGEVIGAEALARWQHPDKGMVDPRSFLEPIERSGLLTAFTDAVLDQALAGAARWRELGCRWPVAVNISPRSLLDRRLPALVTRRLDDHGLPGDALVLELTESHTVSQLDIVDKVLAELMELGCAIALDDFGTGYSSLSVLPRVPATELKIDRSFVMQMENTPSSAAVVRSTVELGRHLDLLVVAEGVERDSQRRLLWDLGCTAGQGHLFAKPMPLAEILDLVGAGDGTVRLAEPLHDPKAVVRLPAKRSPGRAARQSGPTGAAGGGRVSDSTA
- a CDS encoding molybdopterin molybdotransferase MoeA is translated as MSAPEDWASARRTVHAAGRRAQLPPVAVPLADADGLTLAAPLAPVTDLPAFPTASVDGFALRGRGPWRVHGQVLAGSVPAPLAADGTGVEIATGAMVPEGTEAILRIEHATRSGDLVDGTPKSEREWRVPGEEAHAGEPLLPVGTPVTPGVIGLAASCGLDTLQVRPAPRAAMLIFGDELLTAGPPAEGRIRDSLGPSIPAYLRRLGVTCENPVAPIQDTLGAHVAALRAALDGGADLVCTTGGTMHGPVDHLHPALAELGAEYVVNTVAVRPGFPMLVAAVPHGGRTRFVAGLPGNPQSAVVALVSLVIPLLAGLTGRPEPVLPRVTLGEPVPGRGDYTHLALVRVDPVDGLARPVSHVGSAMLRGLAGARGFAVIPPGGTGRAGDAVELVEVP
- a CDS encoding pilus assembly protein TadG-related protein; the protein is MSRLRILGRRRDAGAVATIVAILLAGGVLLGMTALVVDIGQLYAEREELQSGADAAAMAVALDCAQRGDVTRGNECLAAASTVPGYADRNARDGDSAIVRVCGSDSRLTPCSTVPGGNLADCIGTVPSGATYVEVRTKTETNGGSYIYPASFAQTLVDGYSGTTVGACSRVGWGSPGVGVALTFCLTEWNDATGSGTDLAPPPPAVPAGSYEVVLRTRSPGGGKPGGSPADPCEKKKSGADLPGDFGWTDTPDAATCQTLISSAGMYGVDPGSDVVKSCEAVFVAARDDRTPVIVPIYNEATGTGSGGVYRLEGFAAFVITGWGNLFPGVKDVPSWLNPATKCSPGDVCIFGYFTNALLPWSGGFSSTTNYGATVIKTIG
- a CDS encoding Flp family type IVb pilin, whose translation is MLKLITKAQAAWANRDRGATAVEYGLMVALIAMVIVVVVVTLGDNLAAMFQDASDCVADAGTC
- a CDS encoding molybdenum cofactor biosynthesis protein MoaE: MNRVVLAEVTVEPLDVAAHERAVADPRAGAVVSFAGVVRDHDHGRSVDALTYEAHPNAAEVLREVAAELAADPDVYAVAVSHRYGPLAIGDVALACAVSTAHRAAAFTVCARLVDRVKERLPIWKHQVFADGTDEWVNCP
- a CDS encoding glycosyltransferase 87 family protein, which encodes MPALGVRRLPRLSQSHRILRDLRSLSWDRRTFVRFGIVAAVCYVAWVTEQNFGRWYDFFDMKIYHGAVVWWSGGGELYEYIAPDTTLGFTYPPFAALLMLPMAALTPSAAGLFNLLFGLTALGFVLTALLVPVADRCGWPRWMTVAVALPLFAAIEPVRETLGFGQVNLLLFALIMADMVALRRGWRWAGVGIGIATAIKLTPALFIVYFLVSRQWRAALTAVGATLAATAAAYLIVPHESTAYFGSVLWQTERVGAADMTPNQSLAGLLSRLYDTTTAPSLLWIAFTLVLLAVGLTRAAAAHAEGDELIAFTLVGLTANVVSPISWTHHLVWVVPAVIALGDQALRRRAAGRGLAARGRSTPGLREPIWFPALVGTRHGGAAVALYLLFLISPIWPYEHQLPGVSHYADGLFGMLAENSLAIALIALVAALPSRPGAEPAFGNLTTARIPLARPTAAAPRRDTPVAANADR
- a CDS encoding prepilin peptidase yields the protein MGAIFGALTPLVAYRLSVPWGEPARTGCAACEAPLPAGPAGWLRFSARCASCGVRPGPSPWWTVPVGAVSAGLTAAALSGQSWVLAAGLLLSVAGVLLAAIDLAVRRLPDPITWRLAVAVAALLALAAATGGGWSAYGRALGAGAALLGVFGLMSLLTGGQLGLGDAKLAGVLGMLLGWFGWPVVVLGGLLAVLLNGVVAVVLLALRRVGWRGSLPMGPSLLAGALLALVVVGLLLPASR
- the moaCB gene encoding bifunctional molybdenum cofactor biosynthesis protein MoaC/MoaB; its protein translation is MTHVDERGQARMVDVAGKEITLRTAVAAGRVVTTREVLDLLVGEGVPKGDALGVARLAGIMAAKRTPELVPLCHPIAIHGVTVDLTVTGDGVEIAATVRTADRTGVEMEALTCVAAAGLALIDMIKAVDPAASIQDVRVLRKEGGKTGLWERGAMSAISQEKPRPNSGAPKVRVIVASTRAATGVYADTGGPLLAGGLREFGCEVGEVVVVPDGEPVRRALRDALAERPDAIVTTGGTGISPTDRTPDVTRSLLDYEVPGIADAVRAAGATPLAALSRGVAGVAGRTLIVNLPGSTGGVRDGLAVLAKVLPHAVEQLRGADHPASSGGNAHD